One Mycteria americana isolate JAX WOST 10 ecotype Jacksonville Zoo and Gardens chromosome 7, USCA_MyAme_1.0, whole genome shotgun sequence genomic window, TGAGGTGTAAAAGCAAAAGAGTTTTACCTGCTTATGTCTGGTTGTAGGAGAATTGATTACCCCTTAAATTCTAGGTATTTGGTCCATTTAGTTTTCTACCACCAGTTTATGCTAGCTGTAGACTTACCAGGTGATGCTTAGTATATTGTCTTGAGTCTGTATTATGAATTGAATCTAGCCAGTCATAGCAAATACTAATATGCAGTCCTGTTTTTCTGAATCTCCctgcaaacactgttcagaaGTGAGTGAGTTATTCTGTCACGCTTGGTTACTTGTGATCAAGTCATCCAGCCTTCTAGCCTTAACCTCAGGGGATGGCTGAAATCTATGCAAAAGATTTCAGGTGTCCATCTGGCTCCAGTAAAATCAGACTGTTGCTGCAGTCCTGCACACCAGAGTTCACAggtttgttttctattctgtTGCTGGTTGAGTTACTTGGAGCAACTACACAGTATTAAAGCCAAGACCTCTTGTTCGAGGCTTTTGCTGTTTTGTGCCCCCCCTGCTGtgttgtgtcccccccctcccccagccccattttctgtaaaaaagcataaaaaaCTTAGAGAGGTACATGGGGGCTTAGTGTCTGTATTGTAGTTGGGGTTCCTTGTATTAagatatgcatttttaattttaaaaaaggtgtttGACTGCATTGGGCTTAATTGTGCAGCTTCCAAAAGACTGAATTCTTAGTGCAACTCCTGCTTTGCCTGGGTCTGGGCAGGAGAGCCAAGTGCTTGGTCTGAAGAATCTGGTCTCCACAGTGCTGCGCTGACAAATTAAAGGTCCAGCGTAAAACTGTAACTGAAACACGTAGTCACAAAGGCTGAATTTTGCAGGTGCAAGTCAAGGTTACTGGTAGGATTCAGAGGAGGGATTTGAAGGAAGCCAGGCAGTAGCTTGTACTTCCTGGAATGAGTGCCCACTTTGAGTGGGAAGCAGATAAGGCCTCAGCTTACATATAACACAACCTTGAACCAGGTTCGCTTGCACCCCCATTGCAGACTCTGAAGGTCTGTGTCCAGaacaacagggggaaaaaatgtggGTGCTCAGACTAGATTCTGCTGCTGTCTTACAGCCCCTGCGCTCAAGAAGTCCAGACCACGCAGCAGGAGAAATGACAGCTGGCATGGCCCTCGGCGCCAGCAGCGCCTGCGTAGCTGAGGTAGTGTCAGAGCACGGGCAGCGTGCAGACACACACGCCTTCTGGTCATGTCTGACTTTTACTGAGGTGTGAAGCTCCAGTTTGAGCCTACTGTAGGCAGTGTTTATACTTTTTTAAGCTCTGCAATAATAGTGGCATAAAAAGATGTTAGATAATGCTTCAAACTGTTGACCTTGATATCCTCTATTCTGGGGTGAGGAGTAGGAAGAGCAAGGGAAGCCTAGGCATGACATTAAGCTACTACTGAGAAGCCAAGCCACCCAGATGTGGTGACATCTGGAAAGCAACTGGATGGACACTGCCTTTCTGAGAAAGCCTGGCCGCTGTGGTCAGTCCTTCCTCTTTCATTTAGGAATTACTTTTGTGAAGTCACTTCTATTCCTATGCCCTCTCTTCAGTAAacatattttctccctttcttaaggcaaagcagagagcagaggtaCTTCAGTCCACCCAGAGGTtcttttctgagcagcagcagcagagcaaaccCATAGGAGGCAAAGCGCAGAAAGTGGACGAGAACGGGAGCAAACCTGCCGAGGCAATTGCTGACTCTTCAGGAGTCTGCCAGGACAAAACCGAGGAAAAGCCTACCCCTGCGCCTGCTGCGGCAACAAAACCTGTTAGAACTGGACCAATCAAACCTCAGGCAATCAAAACCGAAGAAACAAAATCTTAGAGGCTGTGTTTCCatggaggtgggggaagaggggagggcaGGTGAGATGACAGCAGCATGAATTTGTAGCCCAAAGGACAACAGTCTTCTCTCCCTGCAGGGCTCTGAACAGTGTAAAGGGACATAGAAGCTATCAGCAGTTATGGATGCAAACTGCTGTGTATCCAATGGAGCTTCTAGGCTCTTTGGGCTTGTATCTTCTCTAACAGCATGAAGGCTGCTTTTGGTGTGTGCACGTTCTACACGTGTGCACGTGTTTTGGCTTACACACCTGTATGCTTCCCAGAgtgaaaaaaattgagaactAGCATCAGCAGGGAAGAAGGTGGTCGGGAAGGCATGTTCCTAGCTGACAGATGAATACTCTTATTTTCTTCAGGCTCTGATCTTCAGCTGctatttatctttttataaacCCATGAGTATGAGAACATGCAGATCTGAAGATGGTGCTGGGCCAAGTAATGTGTGTTAAGTTTTTAGTGACTTAAGCAGCTTCTATCTTGTAATAAACAGAGGGATTCGTATAGCTGGCAAAATTGCCTTTGCCATGTGACACCTAACCTAACGTAATGCAGAGTAACGCTGGTGGTGTCGAACTTCCCTCTGAAGGCAGtgctttgctggctgctgctttttggaTGACAATATACTGTATTTAGATCACCGTATGAAAATGCTACTTGGCCACCTGTGTTCTCTTACACCTGCTCCCCCCCTCAGTCGTTCACCTCTGGAGTTAAAAGGTTCATTGCACCAATAGTCAAATTTGTTCTGTTCACCTCTGTCCAGCTATCTTTATATGATGCGAGTGATCTTTAAACGGTTTCCAGCTTATGTCTGTATACAGCAATGAGCACTTAGAACTGTGCCACGAGAATAAAAGAAACCTTATCGGATTAAAGAGAGTTTTATCTAAAAGGTGCATTCTTTATATCAGAGCTGCGTCGCACCACCTCCTTGCCCACAGTGTGCTGGAAAGTAGAATCAAGTcaaataaatgcctttttaattGTATCCTCTAGTATTATAGCTGTAGGACAGTACTGTATGATACTTCTGTGAATGTAAGATATCCTGTACCTGCTTATGATATGTAGTAGTGACTGTGCTATACTGGAgctgtttttaataatgttattCTAGAGGTTTTTTCCCAGACAATGATtgaaaaagctaataaaaagcaCCAGGTACCACATCAGTAGCAgaatttgctggtttttttctgggattttttttcttactttttttggaaggaagagTGAGTTGAAAGTCTAATGTGTATAATTTTGTTCAAATGACTGCAGAAGCTGGAAAGGCTGTTGCTGCTATTGATGCCTAGTGAATTGCTATTGGttatctttttatataaatatatatataatttgaatTTTTGGAAACTTTAGCTGTGATGTCAACTTTGGAAAAAAGTATCCCACTTGTAGTGTGAGTTGGCATTGTACAGAAATTAACAGCCATATTGGTCTAGAAAtgttaaacttaatttttttttccatttgtacaGGGGTAACGCACTGTATTAAATATGTACGGTCTTATTTACATGGGTTTGATTACAGAAACTAATAAAGTATTCTCTAAATAAAGTATCCGGGTAATCTCATGATTAGCAAAGTGCTGCAGGATGCAGGGAGAGCACCTGAACATCGTGTGCCAAGTGAAGAGTGTGTATTACAACCAGACTTCTACAGAGAAACCGTTTGAAACAGCTTATTTCTGTTTCCCCTGGCATTTTTGATCTTGTTCTCCAGTGAAGGTCTCGCAGGACATGGCTTCCATCTAGCTCTGGAAGGAGCCTGCTGGTTGCGTGTGCAAGACGTTAACATCTCTGGCGCGTTGGTGAGCTGCATGGTGCTGGAGGCTTGCGCTTTGTTTCCTAGAGAAGAGCCCTCGCCAGAGGAGACCTGGATGAACCCAGCTGCTTCCTCTCATTTTAGCTGGTGGGCGACTGCGGGCGCTGGCTGCACAGGCACCCTCGCCACAAGGGACTGTTAAAAGCAAAAGGCTTCTGCGCAGGGGGGAGCAGGAGTGAGCCTTGACCTGAGCCTTCCCAAGGGAAGGGGAGGCTTCCTTCTTGCGCTGCTCCTAAACCCGCTCCCTTCCCAACTCACTGCAAGCAACACACACTTGCCACCACACATTCGAATCGCACAATTACTGACTCGTGCCCTTAACCACGGGGCAGAATGATGGGTTAAGCATCCTAGCAGTCCTTCAGCTGCAGGGGTGAAGGCAtccctgggctccctgccctgTGGGGTTATGCGGAGGCAGGATCTGCTCGGGGCTGGTGCGGTCAGCTGGCCACCAGAGGGAACTCTGGGCTCATAACAAGCACCAGAAACCTTCCCGTGTTTAATCTCTGAGAAGTAATTCCTGCCTTGGGAGAAGGTGCTGGCTACCATGGCACCTCCAAGGGATGCAAAGAAAGGACAGCCAGCCGTAGGTGTCGGGGTGGCTCTGCAAGCGCTGCTGAGGGTCGTGCACATTTGCCTTTGGTCAGGGGTGTTGCTGCCAGCCCCGTGGTGGGTCGGAGCAGGCAGACCTGCCTGCGCTTGGCCAGGCAGGAAGCGGTGGTTTGAGGGCACCAGAGGAGCTGGACTTGGTTCTTTTAGGGGGTTTCTAGTAAAACCACAGCAATATGGAGTAAATAAAGGTGCTGTAATCCACAACTGGAGCGATGGGCAGAAGTAACCTCTGACTAGGTAACACCACAGgtaaatcacctttttttttacaggaaCTGTACAAGCACAGCTACAGCAAACACTCGGGGAAAGGAGGATGAAGGTAGGGGAACTGAGTGAAGGCAGACAGTGGTTTCAACTATAAATGTGCTGTAAGAGAGATGGTTTCAATGGTAATTGAGTTGATGTTTCCCTGGTTTGAGGCTGGTTCCCTGGTTGTTTCCCTGGATGTTTCCCTGGTTTTCCCTGGTTCATCTTGGAAGGACCCCCTAAAAGTGGGAAATGGTTCACTGGACTattctgtttttaaggaaatgCTGCTGAAAGAATTAATCTTAAATTCTCCAGCAAAGCCACTAGAAAAGTCAGACGAATTTCCCCCAGTCAGCTGTGGCAATATACCAAGCTTTTGGCTATTTCTTGCACTGAGCAGAATGAGGATAATATTTCTGCAGGTACTTAATTAAAAGTGAACGCTTGAGCATTTAGTGCAGCTCAAAAACCTGATTTTGATGCGTGCCTCCCCAAAACAGCTCCCAACCACCCTGGCTGCCTTTGAGGCCAGTTTGAGCTTTCAGTCACTGACCCCGGTTCATTgaatatttttatgacatttaaCCAGATAACTTGCTCCTGGCCTTTTACGCTGGAATAggtcttgcttttttaatttgagtGGGATTTGGTGTGTAATCTCTTTTCTATGACTCCGGTCATCACAAATAATTGTGCTGAGCCTCCCAGAAATTAGGGAACTATTTTGTTTGGGGAATTcactttttttgggtttttttcccccttaataaTGTTCAGTCTGCAAAAAGACCATGCCTTTTTCTCAAGGCAAGAGCAGAAGGGGGTTAATGTGCCTGGGGCCAGCTCCAGCAACCCCCCTCGGCTCAGGCTGGCTTCTTGCTGGGATGTGGGAGGGGCGGGACTCTGCGGGCTTGTTTTGCAAAGCCTGGTAAGTAAAGCTGTGTGTTCAGCGCTGTTCAGCTCCAGCCCAGCTTTCTGGAAATCCTGTGTACATTGGCTTGTCTtcgtttattttttttttttagtcaattAAGTGATGGACTTCCCAGCCTGAAAAGCCCCCGGCgctggcagggagcggggggtgggaagggctggggccGTCAAGGGCTGGGGCTGTCTGCCCTTGGTGTCTCCGCTCACTGAGAAGCCGTTGgcgctgctgctccccggggaccccTGAACAACCCTCGCTTTCATGCTGGGGCTCAGCCCGGGCCTCCGAGGAGCTGTGGGACAAAGGAGggctccagcctcccctcctcTTTTGGGACAAAAATGCCGTTTTCCCATCCTCAGTGGCAGGTTTTGGCCGTGCTGGCTGGGCCGGGTCAGCGCTGTGCAGGCGGGGGCTGCCTGCCGCCCTCTTCCCAGCCCACTGCCTGCTCCTGGGTGACCCCCGTAGCTGCCTTCACCCCAGCTGTACAGCCCTGCCTCTTGCCCTGGCGTTTGCCTTATTAATCTGCACCAGGGCCCAGACAACTGCCCTTCCCTGGTGGGTTTTTGCAGCAGGACAGATGGACGCTGCGGAGCTGAGCCTGCTCCCCGGGGCAGAGCTACACAGCCATGTTTTCTGAGGCCAGGAGAGCCTGTAATGCACCACGAATTTATTGCCAGCAGCGGTGGTCGGTCGCAGCGGGtaccctctccctgcagcaccccagggcacccagctcaGCGcagacctgcctcctcctcttcctcgtgcGGTGGGCGTGGGGCTGTGGGCGATGGCAGGGTCACTGCTGCCCCCCATCAGGAGGGTGGGGAAGGCGTCACCCCGGGGCACAGCTTGCGGcaccccatgaggaccagggtgCAGCGCCCAATGCGCTGCAGCGTGTGGGTGacgcagccccggggcagcgaGGAGCCCCTGGCCCTGGAGATGGCGTGGCTGAGGGCGAGGGGGGGATGTGTCGCCGATCAACCTGGGCCAGGCCTGGCAGCCGAGGGGCAAAAGTCCTAATGTGGTGCAAAGGGAGCAGGCGTGGGGGGCTGTTgggctgcacccatgggtgcatcACTATCTGGGGGGATGCCTTCACTCACCCTGGCTCACGGTGAGCATCCCAGCCCCACACCAGGCCTGCCGGGGAGCAAGAAAGGGtcttttggcctcccacctcgaCGTGCTGGGGTTCCACCCACCACCCACCCTGCGGCCCCAGGTCGCTCCCCCATGGGATGCATCCCATCCCACACCCTCCCCAGCCCGTCCCGGTGGTCTGGCAGGGCCCTTCCCCAGTTCCCCCCTCACTGGGGCAGTCCTCACTGTGGGGGAGCGTGTGCTTCCTCCAGCCGGCACCCCCTCGTCTCCTGCCCTTCTAGAACAGGGTCAGTTCTGAGCTGGCACCCAGTCCCGCTGCCTCCCGGCTCCAGGTGGTTTCCTCGGTGAGCAGCCAAACACCCCAGCGCTGCAGCAGCAAAGTGGGGGCTGCCtccatcccccccatccctcccaccccaggctgcccccccagcaccagccagcccaacccacagccctgccacctgGAGCTCATTAACCTGTCCCATTTGGCAAATCTCTGGGGTTTAGCGCTGaagctttgactttttttctgattcaatGTTGTGGGCATGTCGCAGGCCCTCTTCATGCTAAATAAAGGTGCTCCTGGGGTtggccctgccagcagcccccttCCACATGTGGCATTTTCCTGGCCAAAGCCATtacagctccctccccagcaccttcaGCCTGTCAGTGCATCAAGGGGGCACCAGTGCTTCACACCCCCTCCAGGCTCCAGCCCACCAAACCCCCAGGAAAGCCCAGGCTCGGAAAGACGAGGTGCAAGGCAGCGGCAGTGGGCAACGTTTATTGGGCTGGGACCCTGCGCATCCCCCGGGGgatgcggctgctgctgccccatcctcccctgaacgccggggcggagggaggaagaaaaaagcctcCTACAAACTTTCTACAATAAATAGTTAAAATGGCGTGTTTTGGCCCGGCCTGGGGAGCGCTGCTGGTCAGGTGGGGCCGTAGCTGCCGTACTGGTGGCCGGGCATGGCTATAAAGCCGAAGCACATGGCCAAGAGGGGCTGGGCGCACCAAGGGGCTGCTCGGCTGCGGGATGGTCTGCCAGCCCTCCTCACTACTGctcttggcttcttttttttttccccaataaaacaAGGCTTGTGCAATGAGTGTCCATATTCCCCGCTGTTTTTTTATCCTGCTGGATGATTTCTGGAGGTGGCTGAGCTCCGGGATGCCCCCGGACACCGGCGGCATTGGATGTAGCAGGGCTTGCAGGCTTGCAGCAGGGGTGCTTGGCTCTGCGGGGCTGCTGTTGGTGGGCACTGCTCTCCTCAGCGAGGCTGGCCTGAGCTGGGGAGGCCTCtacaaagctgctgctgccaggaggggTCTGGGTGGCAGCAGTGGTGCTCCTGCTTAGCTGGAGCCTGGAAACACgaaccccagccccacagagggGATTGCTGCTTGCAACCagggaaagcatttatttttaggtGGAACCCTCCCGGgcagcctctccccacctccaccacctgccctgcctggcctTTGATGCACCTGAGCCCTCCTTGCTCCAGATTtggggtggctgggctggggagctccTGGAGGATGCTGGAGTGGCTCAGGGCTGTGTGCTGCTGTGGCCCATCCAAAACCTGCAGAGGCCAGGGAGAGGCATTTCGCTGGCTTGACCAGGCTCCAGAGAAACAATTTCCCTCCACTATATTCAAGCACGATGGGATGTTGCCAGAGGTGCCAGCAGGGATGTTGGTGGCCCCATCGTGGTGTGGCTGGTCAGCGTGTGGCCCCCACCATCGCCCAGAGCTGTCTAAGCCGGCGCTCCCGGCCACgccgggggggagctggggagcgAAGCGGGGTGCCAAGACGTGCGCGGGGGTCGCAGGGGCTGAGCCAGCACGTCCCCAGCTCATGGCCGGGAGAGGCGGACAGGGTAGGTGACCATGTTGAAGCTGTCCCAGGCGaagagctgcctctctgcagggtTGTAGTCCACCATGCTGAGGTAGCGGAAGCGGTTCTCGAAGGGAATGCTGAGGGCCCggctggtgctggtggccgtgTCATAGGCGAAGTTGATGGTGGCGTTGGGCGCCGAGTAGCTGCTGACGGTGTACAGGGTGCCGCAGATGACGAAGGAGTTGGCCACCCCTCGCTTGCGGATGTTGGTCTCCCAGGTTCGCTGGATCTCCAGTGTCTCAGGGTCCAGCTTGGAGAGGACAATCGCCCCCCTGGCCTTCTCGGTGCTGTAGATCACCCAGAGCCCCGTCTCATCCACTGCCAGGTCAATATCAGTGTAGCCCCCCCAGGAATAGGGGTACTGCCCATGGTAGCCAGCGCCGGGAATCTCTCTCTCAGCTGTGACAGCCTCTCCCCGCAGGTCGTAGCGGGCCACGGCACGGGAGCGGCGCGGCTGGAAGAAGAGCCCACCGCGGTAGACAACGGCCCCTGTGCTCTCCAGGGGCCGCGGCAGGATGTGCACCTTGGCGGGGTAGCCCTGGGCCAGCTGCTCAGCTGCCTCGTACTGGAAGAGCTGGCGGACCTCCGTGCCCACTGTGTCCACACGCCAGGTGGTCTCCCGCGTGAAGGGGGGCACGGGCTCGGGGTCCTTCATCCACACGCCGTACTTGCCGGTGATGGACTCTGCCCGGCCGAAGACGACAGGCTCCCCCACCCACACCAGCTTGCCGCAGCCTGCtcggggacaggaggggagagaaaaagggattATTGCTTGGCAGCGGTGGCACCTGGCAAGCCCCTCGGGAGGGCCAAGCAGTATTTGTGAGCAGCAGACCATGGGGCCGGCCAGCTGTGCCAGTGGCAGTACCCGAGTCCTCGCTCCCTGGGCGGCTGAGCACggtctcctccagcagctgggatgcGGGAACCTCCGTCCTCTCCGACTGCAGCTCCTGGTAGGCGAGGGGCTGCGGGTCCCAGcggggggctgcggtggggcCAGGCACAGGGTGAGCAGCGGCCAAGCCAGCCTCCCTCACTGCCGCGCCTACCCTCGCCGCCCTCGGGGGGCTCCACGCTGGACCATTGCCCCCCAAAACGCCAGCACCTCAGTCGGGAGCCCAGTGCCCCCTCCCACTGCAGCGGGGCACATCTGTGACCCGCTGATGGGGACCCCGCTCCGCAGCCGCTGTTGCTCCCCAGGTGTGGGGTTTAATGCTCCTTGGGGGAAACTCCTAATTCCCCCGGATTAGCGCGGTCCCCTGCGTGTCCCCTCTGCTGCGGGGCAGACGATGGGATGAGGAGGGCTCCGGCTGCCAGCGCTGATTTAGGGTGTGACCTCCCGGTAGGGCTGAGCCCTGCAGCGGGTGAGCGCCTCGCCAGGGTCCCCAAGAGTGGGGGGCAGCAATGGGTTCACCGTGCGGGGGGCAGCAAAGGGACTTGACCAGCGCCCCGGGGAAGAGGCCCTGGCGGGGATGCACAGCGGGTCCCGGCCCCGGCACTTACCTTTGCCGGGGGCACGCAGGGCGTCGCGGCCGGGCCCCTCTccgccgggggggcagcgggtggCCCGCAGCCGGGTGATCTCCTGGGCGCTGCTCTCCAGCCGcctccccagctcctctttcTCCCGCTCCAGCcgccccttctcctcctccagccggGACTTGGCCCGCAGCAGCTCGCCGTAGGCGGCCTCCAGGCGAGCGGCCGGGGCTGCTTGCTGGGAgtcccgcgccccccccgcctcggcccctcgcggccccgagccccccgcgccccgctcccggctctCCAGCCGGCTCAGGCGGGCGGCGAGGGCGGCCAGCTCGGCCCGCAGCTCCGGCATGCCGCCGGCATCGGGGCAGGCGGCCTCGACGGGGCTGGCCACCGTGAAGGAGTAGGTGCAGCGCCCGGCGCCGTCATCGGCACGCCGGAGAAAGGCCGTCTCGCCCCGGCAGCCCAGGGCCAGgcccccccagagcagcagccagccccccaGCATGGCCCCGTGCCCTCGGcgcctccgctccgctccgccgcacgccgggcgctgccgccggcatTTATAGGGCGGGAGGGCGGCAGGGAGAGGGTCAGTGCGGCGGGGGGACGGGCGAGCCGGAACCTTCCAGAtgcctgcggcggcggcggctttcGCCCAGCGGCAGCCggcgctcccccccgccccggcctccccgAGGCCGCTGGCCGGGCTCCGGCAGCCTGCGGCCGCCGCCAACGGCTCCGCTGCCGGGGCCGTGTGCCAGGGGCGATGCCGGGGGCCGAGGCGGCCGGACCCCcccgctgctggcagggaggcgtcgcgcggggccgagccgggaGCGCCGCCAGCCGCCGGCTCCCAGGGCAGCGTGGTcccgggctgcggccgccccggccccgcccccggccccgcccccggcgccgcctccccggccgctcccgccggctCCCAGCTCCGcgctccgccgcgccccgccccgcccccgagaccagccccgcccccggcaccgccctTGCCCCGCCCCGGCATCGATAGCTCGGCGCTCGGCGCGGCGGGCGGAGCGCCGAGGCGGTCGATGGGACAGCTGACTCGCTGCCGCTGCACCGGCCATttcccgccggcccggcccggagcgGAGCCCGgtgagcggggcggagcgggggggggccgcGACTCTGCGCCGCCGCGGGGGTGGGGTGCCTCTGTCTGGGCACCGGCTCTGCTCGCTAGTGGCCCCCGGGGCACCGGAGGGCTGGACTGGAACGGCGGGGCCGGGCGAAAGCGCGGGTCTCGGGCACCGGCTGCTCTTGCATCCCCCTTCCCCTGGGGCCGTTGCATCTCCCCGTCCCGGGGCCATTTCGTCCTTTACCGCCGCCGTTGCGGGCGCTccccggccgcccgcggggccccgccaCCCGCCGGGCGCTCCCCCCGTCCTCCCGGGCCCcggcgaggggcggccggggTACGCGCGGCTGGGGCGCCGGGCAGCACGGTGACCCGGCCGCTCCCTGCGCCTCCCCTCCAGGCGTCTCCTCCCGGGCACGAAGCCGCCTCTCCCGCAGGCAGAGACCATGCCTCCGAAATTCAAGCGGCACCTGAACGACGACGAGGTGACGGGCTCGGTGAAGAGCGAGCGGGTGagtgccggcggggcgggggaccaGCTTGTCCCTCCGGTGCCGGTGGCTGTAACGTGCCATAGCGGGCTGTTGCTTACATTGGGGTGCTCGGGGTAAGGTGCCCACGGCAGGCGGGTTGGTGTTAACAGGCCCTGGGGACCCCGAGGCCCCCGGCATCGCCCCGTGCCGTTAGCCGCCAGGCCGGTGCAAGGTAAGTTACAGCTCCCCTTGCCGAAGGGGCTCCTGCCGCCGCAGCCCTCGGCCGCGGGGCCCAGAAGCCGGATCGCTGTTGATAGCGACATTTAGGTAGTGAGGGGACTGTCTGTGCAGCAAACCTTAtctctgtcttttaaaacaaaccccGTTATGAGATACAGCTGTTTTGAGAACCTGTTTCAGTTCCTTTAGGCTGCGTCGATGGCCGTCA contains:
- the MYOC gene encoding myocilin; its protein translation is MLGGWLLLWGGLALGCRGETAFLRRADDGAGRCTYSFTVASPVEAACPDAGGMPELRAELAALAARLSRLESRERGAGGSGPRGAEAGGARDSQQAAPAARLEAAYGELLRAKSRLEEEKGRLEREKEELGRRLESSAQEITRLRATRCPPGGEGPGRDALRAPGKAPRWDPQPLAYQELQSERTEVPASQLLEETVLSRPGSEDSGCGKLVWVGEPVVFGRAESITGKYGVWMKDPEPVPPFTRETTWRVDTVGTEVRQLFQYEAAEQLAQGYPAKVHILPRPLESTGAVVYRGGLFFQPRRSRAVARYDLRGEAVTAEREIPGAGYHGQYPYSWGGYTDIDLAVDETGLWVIYSTEKARGAIVLSKLDPETLEIQRTWETNIRKRGVANSFVICGTLYTVSSYSAPNATINFAYDTATSTSRALSIPFENRFRYLSMVDYNPAERQLFAWDSFNMVTYPVRLSRP